The Watersipora subatra chromosome 7, tzWatSuba1.1, whole genome shotgun sequence genomic interval agtcgaaaaatgatgcagaaattattcgcttGGTttagcaggaagtatgggtcacatgatcagattactactagacgattagaccaagccgaaacaaaactgtaaactagcgagcatttatatttggtaagagctcttcggtaaaacccgaagtgtttgtcataaaccagtgctacgagaagtattatattgagccttttattggcctttcaattcaggtgagaacatcacgtgtcaaaacaataaccatttcgagttgagtatgtcatcaaaataaagggattccaacctacggctgttttcgtgatggctgcgagtAACGgtctttttgagcttttaaaagcttgtaatcatatttccacatattttgcacctcaacacagcagagttagacatggtgaaccttttgataccaaatacctgtaatgtgaagtttgttgcaagtcaacctttaaggtccATTACcagttcaaacaatttttctgATCTATTAATAGTGCAAATAGTTTTCCAATCTATTAATAGTGCAGATAATTTTTATGATCTATCAATAGTGCGGATAATTTTCCAATCTATTAATAGTGCAGATAATTTTTACGATCAATTAAGAGTGCGGATAATTTTTCGATCTATTAATAGTGCAGATAATTTTTTATGATCTATTAATAGAGCAGGTAATTTTCCGATCTATTAATAGTGCAGATAATTTTTATGATCTATTAATAGAGCAGATAATTTTCGTATCTATTAATAGTGCAGATAATTTTTACGATCTATTAATTGTAAGGCGTTAGCTTTATCGGATACAACCGGATGTGAGGAGCCGGATATACACCATTGGGCATTCGTCATCTTGACTGCATCTGGTACACTTCATCTGATCAGCTCTTCAATCTACTAAAGGTATATAAACATTTACTGTAACCTTACATGGTGTCTGAAGTAAAACTACATGCCGGTAACTGAACGATATAGACAATATTGTGATATTACTGTAGGCCTGAGACTTGCGTGGGGGTATACGTATAGAGTGGGTGAGGATTTTGAAGAATCCTATTCTATACTACTATTAACAATACAGCAAGGGCTTAAGTAATTAAGTATTTGTCAGGAGAATAAGTTCGATAAtaagagtaaaataaaaaaagttgtttgtgaGGGTTTGGACGAATCCTGTATTAACGAAGGTACATACTACTATAGGAGCATAACCAGGTTAGCGATGGCGGAATCAAAATGCCATAAAGAGGAGAGTTTTGTGCAACGTCTCGACATTAAAGACGAAAACCTGGCAGTCAGTTGGCAAACATTTAAAAGAGGATTCAATAtactaaaaatagcaaaaaaatatgGGGACATGGAGGATGAGGAACAGATCGCAAATCTTTTAATGTTGATGGGGCCCGAGCGTGTTCCCATCTATGACCAATTTCTGTTTTACGCTACTGAGGAAGGAAGGACGAGGACTTTGAACAATGTGATAAGGATGTTTGATGCGCACTTTGAGCCAGTGCAAAACATAATTTACGAACAAGTTAAGTTCAATAGTCTAAGGCAAAGTAGCATGTCAATTAATCAATTTATAACCCAAGTACATACGCAAGCTGACAACTGTGACTACGTTAACATGAGGGATCAGCTAATAAGAGACAGAATCGTTGTTGGGGTTAGTGACAATAAGTTGAGGGAGCAACTGATTGATATTGAAGACTTAAATTTAGCCGCATGCATTAGAAAAGCCAAACAAGATGTTTCTCATCATGCTCAAGCATCAAAATTAGTTGGAGGACAACCTGACGACAACCTGGATTACGTAAGGCAGTCAAGTTCGGCAAGGGATTGGAAAAAAGATCAAAGAACAAAggagaaatgttacttttgcaACAAGGAGCCTCATACGAAGGAGAGAGGTCCTGCTAAAGGAGCAACATGTTACGTGTGCAAAGAGAGAGGGCGTTGGGTTAGGTTCAAAGCATGCAAAGGAAAGAAGTTGAACAGACAAAACAAAACTGACGAAGTCATACCAGAATCGGAAGACTTGAGGAGTCTTTACTTGAGTTCTGAATCAGAGTGACTAGACGGAGTAACCGTAGAAAACATCACTGAGACTCAAAAAGCTTAGATGGTAGATCTAAAATTAAACTCAGAATCAATACGGTTTAAAATTGACACGGGCGCTGCTGTAACAGCTGTTCCTTCAAGTATGAGTAGACTGGTTAAAAATATTACGCAACCTAAGAAAATGTTGAGGGGAATGGGTAATGATAAGTTAATTGTGACAGGTCAAGCCGAGGCGACATTGAGCTCTTCAGAATCTCAAGTGCAAGAAACTATATATCTTGTTAAAAACCTAGGGACACCCTTGTTAGGTAAACCCGCAATTGCAAAGTTAAGTCTAATTAATTTTACGGACAGTGTTGAGACTGACGTGAAAAAAGAATGGATCAAGAGGTACCCCAAATTATTTACAGGTCTTGGTTCGATGGATGCAGAAGTAAAAATCACAATAGATGATCAATTTACTCCGTTTGTACAGTCGGTTCCTAAAAGGGTAGAGGCAGCTAGGAAACAGCTGTTGCTGGAGGAGCTGAACAGAATGGAGAGATTGGGTGTGATTGAATGCATCGAAGAACCGACTCCTTGGTGCGCGCCTTGTATAGTGGTTCCTAAGAAGAATGGAAAGCTGAGAGTCTGCATCGACTTTACAAATCTGAACAAGGCAGTTAAAAGAGAGTATCACCCATTACCCATGGCAGAAGAGACTTTGAATGAATTTGGTAACTCAAAGTATTTTAGCAAACTAGATGCTAACTGCGAGTATTGGCAATTAAAATTGCAAGAAGACTCTCAAAAGCTCACAACCTTTATAACTCCATTTGGAAGCTTCTTTTGTAAGAGACTTCCATTTGGGATTAGCAATGCTCCCGAGATGTTTCAAAGAGAAATGCAAAAAGCACTACTGGACCTGAAAGGGGTGGTCTGTCAAATGGACGATATCCTGGTTCATGGAAGTACAAGAAATCAGCATGATAACAGACTACGCCAAGTATTGGAAAGGTTGGGAAAAGCAGGAATAACGCTAAATGAAGATAAATGTGAATTTGGAGTACAGGAAACCACATATTTGGGTCCCGTAATTGATTGCAGAGGAATACAAGCAGACTCTGAGAAGATCAAAGCAATTATAGAATTTCCAATATCATCGAGCAAGAAGGATTTGAGACGTTTCTTTGGCATTGTTAACTATTTGGGAAAGTTTTCTCTTAAATTGAGCGAGTCTACTAGTCATCTTCGTAAGTTACTAGGAAATGACAGTGAGTGGATTTGGGGACACAAACAGGTGGAATAGTTTCAGCTGGTGAAAGAATTGTTGGCTAAAATGCCTTCTCTAACTCGGTAACTGCAGAGACTATGATTAGTGCTGACTCTTCTTCGTTTGGTCTTGGGGCTGCACTACTGCAAAGGGTAAATGGCAATTGGAAGCCCATGGCCTACGCATCACGTTCGCTTACCCCTACAGAGAAACGTTAAGCGCAGATTGAGAAAGAGGCATTGGCAATCTGTTGGGCTTGCAGCAAGTTTTCGTTTTATATAACAGGAAAAGACATAACTGTAGAGACAGATCACAAGCCACTTTTAGCCATTCTAGGTACCAAAGAATTAGCAAAGCTTTCAATAAGAGTGCAACGTTTTCATCTGAAAATGATGTCATATTCGTACAAGGTAATCTACACTCCTGGCAACAAGCTAGTATTAGCTGATGCACTCTCTAGGTCTCCCAATATGAATGGGGGTGAAGTGATAGAGATGGTAGAGCCATTGGGACTGCCTGAAAGGCTAGATGAGCTGCCAATAGCGCGTGGACGATTGAATAGAATAAAAGCATCTACACTGGAAGACGAGGCTGGAAGACGAGGCTGGAAGACGAGGCTGGAAGACGAGGCTGAAAGACTCGTTTTGGAGTTCATCACCAATGGTTGGCCAAATAGTAGAGACGTGCCTCAGGTAGTAAACAATGTATATACGTTCAGAGATTATCTGACTCAGGTTCATGGAGTGATCTTTTTTATGAGCAGGTTATTTGTTCCTGAATTGGAACGAAAAGAGATAGAGATATTAGAGATATTAGAGATATTCATACTGGTCATCAGGGTAAAAATAAGTGTATCAGGAGGGCATCAGATGTAGTCTGGTGGCCAGGTATGACAAAAGACATAAAGAATATGGTATCCTGTTGTGCAATGTGTGAGAAATACCGTCACAAATCTCGAGACCCGTTAATTTGTACACCTTTACCTGAAAGACCATGGTGGAGACTAGCAATGGACCTCTTTGAGATGAATCAAAAATCATATCTAATTGTAATAGACTATTTTAGTCGTTTTATTACAGTCGATGAGTTGGATGACTCTACAGACTCACAGACCATATGTACCAAAGTAAAAGATCTCTTCTGTTTGTTAGGCGTACTAAACACAATACTGACGAACAATTGTCTCCAGTTTGTATCGGAAAATTTCAAGAATCTACTTAGGAGATGGGACGTACAGCATGTCACAAGTTTTCCTCGCAATCCACAAACTAACAGCGAAGTGGAACGTGCTGTCCGTACAGTTAAAAGTCTCATGCATAAGAATGTAGATATACAAGCGGCTCTAGCTATGTATAGAGATACACCGTTGGCTAACGGGTACTCGCCTTCACAGCTGTTAAATGGGAGATCAATGAATTCAATGGGCATTTTGTCTGAACAGAAGATAGATGTGAAGAGGCTCAGAAAATTTGAGGATGATCAAAGACACAAACAGGCTACATGGTATAACAGTAGGCATGCAGCTCGAACCAAAAGCTCCATTGGTATTCAACAACAGGTGGTCATTCAAGAGAAAGGCAAATCTCCAACGCAGGCGACTGTTATTGAAACTCGAGGAAGAGAAATAGTGGCTGTTGGATTTTCAGGGAACTTGCTGCACAGAAACAGAGCTATCGTATCTAGATCACCCATAGACAAAGACCTAGAAGATAGCTCAGGTGTACCATACTCGGATTCACTAACCAGCCCTAGAATAGATATCAGGACTTACAGAGCAAGTAATGAGAGTGTAACTCAAGACGGAGCTGAATCCATACTCAGGACACCTCCACTTCAAAGTTCAGTTGTAGCAAAACCTGTGGAGCACAGCATGCTTAGTAATGATAACAGACCATCAAAGACTTCAGAAAGAAAGACCCGATATGGGAGACAAGTTAAAAAACCCAATAGGTTGAACTTATAACATTGTCTTTCAGTTTTAGGTACATAGTAGAGTTCTTTCTGTTGTATTCCAGATGTGAAGACTATAGTATTGGGCAATTCCATTGTAAGGGAGTTGAATGACCCCTCCTAGTCCTTTGGTAACTGAAGACTGGAAGAAA includes:
- the LOC137400676 gene encoding uncharacterized protein gives rise to the protein MAESKCHKEESFVQRLDIKDENLAVSWQTFKRGFNILKIAKKYGDMEDEEQIANLLMLMGPERVPIYDQFLFYATEEGRTRTLNNVIRMFDAHFEPVQNIIYEQVKFNSLRQSSMSINQFITQVHTQADNCDYVNMRDQLIRDRIVVGVSDNKLREQLIDIEDLNLAACIRKAKQDVSHHAQASKLVGGQPDDNLDYVRQSSSARDWKKDQRTKEKCYFCNKEPHTKERGPAKGATCYVCKERGRWVRFKACKGKKLNRQNKTDEVIPESEDLRSLYLSSESE